In Rhodopirellula islandica, a single window of DNA contains:
- a CDS encoding crotonobetainyl-CoA--carnitine CoA-transferase — MSDLCLAPRLQLGRWSVVVRVMAAWAMIAGIVCVGLSHASAQSCGCGEPACGLEPACGCEAPLAFPALRARMGVSCGCETKCSSTVEPVCGAEPVCGVEPFFASEPSCGLDVTCGCETAGCSSCRKADSGGFLGRHKVQKCNPIYQTLDLAACSVERVLEVGANLVCGPHRHRGCESGCKTCSHCESSMAGIGAHETHSYGHHTVIEAPVVIDSHSMPHASNSTVTEVMPYAQHQPSVQAIPTPAPQLQNTPLTDGTKTTIRKSANGLPAIPKPVPTQSAPTRGSKERAGSLFDEMRNPFEDDSARVSRRRVNVRQTSFEGGEPESVRRTSRPVRKAATQPSEADDFADYFRK; from the coding sequence GTGTCTGATTTGTGCCTCGCACCCCGTTTGCAGCTCGGTCGATGGAGTGTCGTCGTCCGTGTCATGGCAGCGTGGGCCATGATCGCTGGGATCGTTTGCGTCGGTTTGAGTCACGCGTCGGCCCAGTCCTGCGGATGCGGTGAACCCGCCTGCGGATTGGAACCCGCTTGTGGCTGCGAAGCCCCGCTGGCGTTTCCTGCTCTTCGGGCTCGGATGGGCGTGTCCTGTGGTTGTGAAACCAAGTGTTCGTCCACCGTGGAGCCCGTTTGCGGCGCGGAACCGGTGTGCGGTGTCGAGCCGTTCTTCGCCAGCGAACCAAGCTGCGGCTTGGATGTGACCTGCGGATGCGAGACCGCCGGGTGTTCGAGTTGTCGCAAAGCAGACAGCGGAGGATTCCTAGGGCGTCACAAAGTTCAAAAGTGCAATCCGATCTACCAAACGTTGGATCTGGCTGCGTGCAGCGTGGAGCGAGTGTTGGAGGTTGGGGCGAACTTGGTGTGCGGTCCTCACCGCCATCGTGGTTGTGAATCGGGATGCAAAACGTGCAGTCACTGTGAATCTTCCATGGCAGGAATCGGGGCTCACGAGACGCATTCCTATGGGCACCACACCGTGATCGAAGCACCCGTCGTGATCGATTCACATTCGATGCCGCACGCTTCGAATTCGACGGTGACGGAGGTGATGCCCTACGCTCAGCATCAACCCAGCGTGCAAGCGATCCCAACCCCCGCACCCCAACTGCAGAACACCCCTCTGACAGACGGAACTAAAACGACTATCCGTAAATCAGCCAATGGTTTGCCAGCGATTCCTAAGCCTGTGCCAACGCAGTCAGCACCCACCCGAGGGTCCAAGGAACGCGCCGGATCGCTGTTTGATGAAATGCGGAATCCGTTCGAGGACGATTCCGCCCGAGTGAGCCGGCGTCGCGTCAACGTTCGGCAGACCTCCTTCGAAGGTGGCGAGCCTGAATCGGTGCGTCGGACTTCCCGTCCGGTCCGCAAGGCAGCAACGCAACCCTCCGAAGCAGATGACTTTGCTGATTACTTCCGAAAGTAG
- a CDS encoding NAD(+) synthase, protein MNASNELTFPTQRRQHGFYRVSAVSPKVLVADPAANAAETIACIEATERESGSDLILFPELGLSAYTCGDLFATHTLLDASLDALESIVLHSRSCQATVIVGLPLRVGTSVMNVSAVVRGGRLHGLVPKTFLPNYREFYEARHFRAASKTDPPTVQIGSSDVPFGTDLLFRDGAATLAVEICEDLWVPVPPSSHAALAGANVVLNLSASNELIGKAKWRRDLVVSQSGRLMAAYAYASAGGGESTSDLVFGGHCLIAENGALIGESRRIGDTDDEDLPVQTAVTRDVDLQRLDHDRRVVGSFDDFQASLPRPYRTIELGCREQEQTEAAAERLESGSATLGGAGKDRLMRRVDPHPFVPDDVSQREERCAEILAIQTAGLVKRLRQLPADLPLTIGISGGLDSTLALLVAVSAVDQLKRDRKVIDAIIMPGFGTTQHTNDSANQLVQGLGVASESIDIRPLALRTFLDIGHAPLGLAIDSSTEVEALQQRLQKVDASAGDLRFENVQARIRTMLLMSRGFVLGTGDLSEQALGWSTYNGDHMSMYNVNASVPKTLVRYLVQFAADHRYRKALHETLHRIADTPISPELMPPTEEGEIRQNTEASIGPYELHDFFLYHFVRGGCDVAKMCFLAKQAKFRESHSEGVIEATAQTFVRRFFQNQFKRNCVPDGPKIGSVSLSPRGDWRMPADASSAAFRD, encoded by the coding sequence TTGAATGCTTCGAACGAACTGACGTTTCCAACGCAGCGACGGCAGCACGGCTTTTACCGGGTTTCAGCCGTCTCGCCGAAAGTTTTGGTGGCCGATCCTGCAGCAAACGCCGCCGAAACAATTGCCTGCATTGAAGCGACGGAACGAGAATCTGGCTCGGATCTGATTCTGTTTCCGGAGCTCGGGCTGTCTGCCTACACCTGCGGTGATCTGTTTGCGACCCATACCTTGCTGGACGCAAGCCTGGACGCACTGGAATCCATCGTGCTTCACAGTCGCTCTTGCCAGGCCACGGTGATTGTTGGTTTGCCACTTCGAGTGGGCACCAGTGTGATGAACGTTTCCGCGGTGGTCCGAGGGGGGCGTCTCCATGGTTTGGTCCCCAAGACGTTTCTGCCGAACTATCGCGAATTTTATGAGGCGCGGCACTTTCGCGCCGCGTCCAAAACAGATCCACCCACCGTCCAAATCGGTTCGAGCGACGTCCCCTTTGGGACCGACCTGCTGTTTCGAGATGGCGCGGCGACCCTCGCTGTTGAGATCTGCGAAGACCTTTGGGTGCCGGTTCCGCCGAGCAGTCACGCGGCGTTGGCCGGTGCCAATGTGGTGCTGAATTTGTCGGCCAGCAATGAGCTGATTGGCAAGGCCAAGTGGCGTCGTGATTTGGTGGTCAGCCAATCCGGGCGTTTGATGGCAGCGTACGCGTATGCGTCGGCTGGCGGTGGGGAATCGACCAGCGATTTGGTCTTTGGTGGCCACTGTTTGATCGCTGAGAATGGCGCTCTGATCGGTGAGTCTCGCAGGATCGGTGACACCGATGACGAAGACTTGCCCGTGCAAACCGCAGTGACACGCGACGTGGATCTCCAGCGACTTGACCACGACCGACGCGTGGTTGGTTCGTTCGATGACTTTCAGGCCTCGCTGCCTCGGCCCTATCGAACGATCGAATTGGGTTGCCGTGAACAGGAGCAAACCGAAGCGGCGGCGGAGAGGTTGGAGTCGGGTTCAGCAACCCTTGGTGGTGCTGGCAAGGATCGATTGATGCGCCGCGTCGACCCACATCCATTTGTCCCGGATGATGTGTCCCAACGCGAGGAGCGATGTGCCGAGATTCTCGCGATTCAAACAGCGGGATTGGTCAAACGATTGCGGCAGTTGCCCGCCGATTTGCCGCTGACGATTGGCATTTCCGGTGGGTTGGATAGCACGTTGGCGCTGTTGGTGGCGGTCTCGGCGGTCGATCAATTGAAGCGAGATCGCAAGGTCATTGATGCGATCATCATGCCTGGTTTTGGGACCACGCAGCACACCAACGACAGCGCGAATCAGCTTGTCCAGGGATTGGGAGTGGCGTCCGAAAGCATCGATATCCGGCCGCTCGCATTGCGAACGTTTTTGGACATCGGGCATGCGCCCTTGGGGCTGGCAATTGATTCCTCCACTGAGGTGGAGGCGCTTCAGCAGCGGCTTCAAAAGGTCGATGCCAGCGCCGGGGATTTGAGGTTCGAAAACGTGCAGGCTCGGATCCGCACGATGCTGTTGATGAGTCGCGGGTTCGTGCTCGGTACCGGTGACTTGTCCGAGCAAGCGTTGGGGTGGAGCACTTACAACGGCGATCACATGTCGATGTACAACGTCAATGCATCTGTGCCCAAGACGTTGGTTCGCTACTTGGTGCAATTCGCCGCGGATCACCGCTATCGCAAGGCGCTGCATGAGACGTTGCATCGGATCGCTGACACACCGATTTCGCCGGAGTTGATGCCGCCCACCGAAGAGGGCGAAATTCGCCAAAACACGGAGGCCTCGATCGGCCCCTATGAATTGCACGATTTCTTTCTCTATCACTTTGTGCGAGGTGGTTGCGATGTCGCGAAGATGTGTTTCTTGGCGAAGCAAGCCAAGTTCCGCGAGTCGCATTCGGAGGGCGTGATCGAAGCGACTGCCCAGACGTTTGTACGGCGATTCTTTCAGAATCAGTTCAAACGCAATTGTGTTCCCGACGGACCCAAGATTGGTTCAGTCAGTTTGTCGCCACGTGGCGATTGGCGGATGCCAGCGGATGCCTCCAGTGCCGCCTTCCGGGATTGA
- a CDS encoding rhodanese-like domain-containing protein — MSNDSALPIEITVADLDAMRARGDNFVLLDVREASEYETARIEGSKLLPMSEIQQRLSELDEHQQDHIVVQCHHGGRSMQVTQFLRSKGFGKVQNLAGGIDQWSLQIDASVPRY, encoded by the coding sequence ATGTCAAACGATTCCGCCCTTCCCATCGAAATCACGGTGGCCGATTTGGACGCGATGCGTGCTCGCGGCGACAACTTTGTGTTGCTAGATGTCCGTGAAGCGAGCGAGTATGAAACCGCTCGTATCGAGGGTTCCAAGCTGTTGCCGATGAGCGAAATTCAGCAGCGACTGTCTGAACTAGACGAGCATCAGCAGGACCACATCGTCGTGCAGTGTCATCACGGTGGCCGAAGCATGCAGGTGACTCAGTTTTTGCGTTCCAAGGGGTTCGGCAAGGTGCAGAACTTGGCCGGTGGAATTGACCAGTGGTCGTTGCAAATCGACGCTTCCGTGCCCCGCTATTGA
- a CDS encoding Dabb family protein, giving the protein MRLLSGLGLCLAVAAIMQLSATGAEKETPKKLLRHVVMFGFKETSSEAEVQVVVDAFRNLPNEIPEISGFEFGTNNSPEGLNDGLTHCFLVTFESEADREAYLPHPAHKAFVEVLKPHLEKVVVIDYWADK; this is encoded by the coding sequence ATGCGTTTGTTGTCAGGTTTAGGACTTTGTTTGGCTGTCGCCGCGATCATGCAGTTGTCAGCCACGGGAGCTGAAAAGGAAACGCCCAAAAAACTGCTGCGGCACGTCGTGATGTTTGGGTTCAAAGAAACCAGCTCGGAAGCAGAAGTGCAGGTCGTCGTGGACGCCTTTCGAAATTTGCCCAACGAGATTCCCGAGATCTCGGGCTTTGAGTTCGGAACGAACAACTCACCCGAAGGACTCAACGATGGTCTGACGCATTGCTTCCTCGTGACTTTCGAAAGCGAAGCCGACCGTGAAGCTTATCTGCCTCACCCAGCCCACAAGGCCTTCGTGGAAGTCCTCAAGCCACACCTCGAAAAAGTGGTCGTGATCGACTACTGGGCCGATAAGTAG
- a CDS encoding LysR family transcriptional regulator has protein sequence MSLQFRTLELFCRVADLRSFSKAAADCGLTQSAVSQAISGLEESVGASLIDRSSRPLGLTEAGEIYLCGVRDVIRQYNELEQRVRFRGERLTGSVNVGAIYSVGLSYMPEATKVFETQHPDVKVRTEFGSSQRVVQMVLDGGVEFGLVSFPRTTKALGTIPWQSEPMRLVCSADHPFAKRTEVSASELSGMEMVGFERGLVLRQAIDQCLKRAGISVVTQMEFDNADSMVRAIQANRGLGIVPEAAVRRETANGTLRVVACPEIQMVRPLGIIFRRSGKLSRAAIELGSLLLGREMEPELRTKSEAAKADRKKNQTKDRAVSVVA, from the coding sequence TTGTCGTTGCAGTTTCGTACGCTTGAATTGTTCTGTCGTGTCGCCGATCTCCGCAGTTTTTCGAAAGCTGCGGCTGATTGCGGTTTAACTCAAAGCGCGGTCAGTCAAGCCATCAGCGGGTTGGAAGAATCCGTTGGGGCCAGTCTGATCGATCGCTCCAGTCGGCCGTTGGGTTTGACGGAAGCGGGCGAGATTTACTTGTGTGGCGTCCGCGATGTGATTCGCCAGTACAATGAACTGGAACAACGGGTCCGCTTCCGGGGCGAACGCCTGACCGGCAGCGTGAACGTCGGTGCGATTTACTCTGTCGGGCTGAGCTACATGCCCGAGGCCACCAAGGTCTTCGAGACTCAGCACCCCGACGTCAAAGTCCGAACGGAATTTGGCAGCAGCCAACGCGTCGTGCAGATGGTGCTCGACGGCGGTGTCGAATTTGGGCTGGTCAGTTTCCCTCGGACCACCAAGGCATTGGGAACGATCCCTTGGCAATCTGAACCGATGCGTCTGGTTTGTTCCGCCGACCACCCTTTCGCAAAGCGAACGGAAGTCTCGGCATCGGAACTCAGCGGCATGGAAATGGTTGGTTTCGAACGCGGGTTGGTGCTCCGTCAGGCGATCGACCAATGTCTGAAACGCGCCGGCATCTCGGTGGTCACTCAGATGGAATTTGACAACGCCGACTCAATGGTTCGTGCGATTCAGGCGAACCGTGGGTTGGGGATTGTCCCCGAGGCGGCGGTCCGCCGCGAAACGGCCAACGGAACCCTGCGGGTGGTCGCTTGCCCCGAAATTCAGATGGTCCGGCCGCTCGGAATCATCTTTCGTCGCAGCGGCAAACTCAGCCGTGCTGCGATTGAACTGGGATCGCTTCTCTTGGGCCGGGAAATGGAACCTGAACTGAGAACAAAGTCCGAAGCCGCCAAGGCGGACCGGAAGAAAAACCAAACCAAAGATCGGGCGGTCTCTGTCGTCGCATGA
- a CDS encoding DUF1559 domain-containing protein has translation MHLNRSLRSPHQPHAFTLVELLVVIAIIGILVALLLPAVQSAREAARRMSCGNNMKQIGLGLHNYHAAFNQLPIHGVGPTDENDNTAARGSANDGTGFTRMELTFLVGLLPFVEQQSIWSMVSNPLQEADGDIWPAFGPRPWTIQYPPWATEIPTYRCPSDPGYGLPGLGRTNYAACSGDGFYEAEHGVTVWNSSSNRWEYDQSLATQRARCGLRGAFVPRKAMRFRDFTDGLSNTIAVGEIATGLNDRDNRTIGFTNAKGGFFQIANNPKRCFDLGFIDPERPNFWTDAANVYAPISQRGLRWADFHTLQSQFNTILGPNSELCLVGHSDTYGIAPPSSYHVGGVHVAMSDGAVKFITDSIEAGNSRVACVYCKALSGQTNSATPAGSESPYGLWGSLGTRASREVIDGEF, from the coding sequence ATGCATCTCAATCGTTCGCTTCGCAGCCCACACCAGCCGCACGCATTCACGCTGGTGGAGTTGCTGGTGGTGATCGCGATCATCGGCATCTTGGTCGCCTTGCTATTGCCAGCCGTCCAATCCGCCCGCGAAGCGGCGCGGCGAATGAGTTGTGGCAACAACATGAAGCAGATTGGATTGGGGCTACACAACTACCACGCCGCGTTCAACCAGCTGCCCATCCATGGCGTCGGCCCCACGGACGAAAACGACAACACCGCGGCCCGCGGCAGTGCCAACGATGGAACAGGCTTCACACGAATGGAATTGACCTTCTTGGTCGGCCTGTTGCCCTTTGTGGAACAGCAATCCATCTGGTCCATGGTGAGCAACCCCTTGCAGGAAGCCGATGGCGACATCTGGCCCGCCTTTGGCCCGCGACCTTGGACGATCCAGTATCCGCCCTGGGCGACCGAGATCCCCACCTACCGATGCCCAAGTGATCCAGGTTATGGACTGCCCGGACTAGGCCGCACCAATTATGCGGCTTGCTCGGGGGACGGGTTTTACGAAGCCGAACACGGGGTGACGGTCTGGAATTCCAGTTCGAATCGCTGGGAGTACGACCAATCGCTGGCGACTCAACGAGCCCGCTGTGGCCTTCGCGGCGCTTTCGTACCTCGCAAAGCGATGCGGTTTCGCGATTTCACCGACGGACTGAGCAACACCATCGCGGTCGGCGAAATCGCAACGGGACTCAATGACCGAGACAACCGAACGATCGGATTCACGAATGCAAAAGGCGGCTTCTTTCAAATCGCGAACAATCCGAAACGCTGCTTTGATCTTGGATTCATCGACCCAGAGCGTCCCAACTTCTGGACCGACGCCGCGAACGTGTATGCCCCAATCTCTCAACGTGGATTGCGATGGGCCGACTTTCACACGCTTCAGTCCCAATTCAACACCATCCTCGGCCCCAACTCGGAACTGTGCCTGGTCGGTCACTCCGACACCTATGGCATTGCTCCACCGAGCAGCTATCACGTCGGCGGGGTGCATGTTGCGATGTCCGATGGCGCAGTCAAGTTCATCACGGACTCGATTGAAGCCGGCAACTCGCGTGTCGCTTGCGTGTACTGCAAGGCCCTCTCAGGGCAAACCAACAGCGCCACACCCGCGGGATCCGAAAGCCCCTACGGATTGTGGGGATCACTCGGCACGCGTGCGTCTCGCGAAGTCATCGACGGCGAGTTCTAA
- a CDS encoding DUF1570 domain-containing protein — protein MDLFVVARRTVSIFFAALIAWAVLIDWGGTVGSLAFADIITFEDGADESTKSERTIDAEILVEAADGGVLARCDAGRLWTIQPDMIVKRTEQPAGPPVDQETMARRMLKELPAGFQVYRTVNYLILHQGNEAYARDCGVLFEQLHRGFFTYWKNQHVDLEEPRYPLVALVLANHDEFLKYAGQEIGDTAKSVIGYYHLESNRMTTFRVPNIERNIATIIHEATHQLAYNCGLQTRFADNPMWVSEGMAMFFESPDFSNPRGWRGIGRVNVVNLGRFRRYLPLRPEDSLVTLLSDDSRFRSASTAEDAYGESWALTYFLLKTQRKEFVAYLQKLSESKPLDERTPRERIEDFESSMGMALDELDRKFLTYMRRVR, from the coding sequence TTGGATTTGTTTGTTGTGGCAAGACGCACTGTATCAATCTTCTTTGCCGCGCTGATTGCTTGGGCCGTGTTGATTGATTGGGGAGGTACCGTCGGTTCGCTCGCGTTCGCGGATATCATCACCTTTGAAGACGGAGCGGACGAGTCAACCAAGAGCGAGCGAACCATCGACGCGGAGATTTTGGTGGAGGCTGCTGATGGTGGGGTCCTGGCTCGATGCGATGCCGGTCGGTTGTGGACGATTCAGCCGGACATGATTGTCAAGCGAACGGAGCAACCTGCCGGGCCGCCGGTCGATCAGGAGACCATGGCTCGGCGGATGCTGAAGGAATTGCCAGCGGGGTTCCAGGTTTACCGAACGGTGAACTACTTGATTCTCCACCAGGGCAACGAAGCCTACGCTCGAGATTGCGGCGTTCTGTTTGAACAACTGCACCGAGGCTTCTTCACTTACTGGAAAAACCAGCACGTTGACCTGGAAGAGCCTCGGTATCCCCTGGTCGCTTTGGTGTTGGCCAACCACGACGAATTCTTGAAGTACGCCGGCCAGGAAATTGGTGACACGGCGAAGAGCGTCATCGGTTACTACCACTTGGAAAGCAACCGGATGACAACGTTTCGGGTGCCTAATATTGAACGCAACATTGCGACCATCATCCATGAGGCGACCCACCAGTTGGCTTACAACTGTGGTCTGCAAACTCGGTTCGCCGACAATCCGATGTGGGTCAGCGAAGGGATGGCGATGTTCTTCGAGTCGCCCGATTTCAGCAACCCTCGGGGATGGCGAGGGATTGGCCGAGTCAACGTGGTCAACCTGGGACGCTTTCGGCGATACCTCCCGTTGCGACCGGAGGATTCTCTGGTGACGCTGTTGTCAGACGATTCGCGTTTCCGTTCCGCATCGACTGCGGAAGACGCCTACGGAGAATCGTGGGCACTGACCTACTTTCTATTGAAGACTCAGCGAAAAGAGTTTGTGGCTTACCTGCAAAAGCTCAGCGAATCCAAGCCGCTCGACGAACGAACGCCACGGGAGCGAATCGAGGACTTTGAGAGTTCCATGGGCATGGCGTTGGACGAACTCGATCGCAAGTTCCTGACTTACATGCGACGCGTTCGTTAG